A window of Methylocaldum szegediense genomic DNA:
GACGAAGGCTGGCATTTGCAGGTGTTCGCCGATGGGAGCAGCGTGCGCTATCGCAACTACCGCTACTTGAACGAGGCCGGCGCTAAGCTGGCGCGTCCCGTGGCAGAGCGCTTCTCGCAAGAAGAACTGGAGAAACTGGGGCGGAATTTTATAGAGGAGAACCTCCGCGATTGGGTGACCCTAGGCGACGGTGAGCAGCTGGTGCCCTTCTTCAGCGAGTTCGAAGTGACCGGCGGCGGTTCCACTAAAGCGGGTGCCCGAATGGATCCGGAAATGGTTCACGCCAGCACCGTAGTGTTCACCCGCACCGTGGGAGAGTTGCCCGTGGTCGGCGGCGGTTCCAAGATTGCCGTTATCTTCGCCAATGACGGCCAGCCGGTGGGATTCGATTTCGATTGGCCGCGCTATGAGAAAACCGGCCGGTCCCAGAAGGTCCTCTCGCTCAACGAGATCAAAAAGCGCGGGGAGGCGTATTCTCCTTTCAAGGTCGACGATGCCGCCGTGAAAGACCTTCACTTCGATTGCGGCTACGTGGACTTCGGTGCCCGCAAGCGCGATTTCAATGCGCCGGTTCAGGCCGGTTGTCTGCGCCAGGCGGCGAAGAAGTCGATCATCGACCGCGAAGCTTATGCGAAGGACAAGAACTCCGGCCACGTGATCAGCGCCAGTTTGGATTACTTCCCTGCGGGCGCGACGGTGGAACCCGATGCGGTGTGGGAAAGCGCTCTGAAGCCGGGAGGTGCGGAGCCGCCGCCAGCTGGCACACGTTGAGCATCTCATGACAGCAAGGGCCTCAGGCTGCGGCAAGCCGCAGCCTGAGGCCCGTTTCTCGTGAGCCGCGAGTTGAAAACAATGTGTGAGGACGCGTCTTCTTCCATGAACAAATGTCTTGTGTTTTTTGCCGTGCTGGCTGTGATGGGAACGGTTTCTCGCTTGGGTTTGCTGAATGCCCGCGAATATACCCATTCTCTACAGTCGTCTGAGTCGTTTCAGGCTGACAGCGGAAAACCGGAAGCCTCTGCGGCACGGGTCGGAGGCGCGATACCTGCCCCGAAAGACGGATTCGCTATGCCGATGACGCAACCCCGTGAGATTCCCGGTCCTGACTTCTCCACTGCGGCGGTCGCGCCTTCTTTCAGGGAGCCGCGCCCTGTAGAGATTCCGGGCGCTTTCGTTCCGGAGGAGGTTGAGTGGCAGGCGGTTGCAGTGGAAAGCGAGATGTCCAGTGCGTCGTCTGAGGCGGAGGCGAACCTCTGGGAAGACCCGTATGGCGGACGATGGCACGATCAGAGCGGTGGCTGAGCGATCGCGCCGAGTGGACAGGCGACGGAAATCCAGGCGCCGATCGAGATTATGTCAGCGATGAAAACGCTCTGACGTCCTCCGATCGAGAAATGAAATCACTGGGATATACCAGGCTTATTAACGGGAACCCGATGAGTTTCTCAGCCTATCGAGCTGGGCACGGAAGCAACGAAGCACCTCGTAGCTGTATTTTCCCTCCAACGCCTGGTACAGCGGCTTGAGCGCACGCCTCTGGTCTTCCGGCAGGGTTTGCCAAACCGTTTCGATTTCTCCGATCTCCGAATCGCCGAGGCCCACCACTTCGCCGAGTTCCGCGGCTCCGGTTTCGATCGCCTTGGCCAGATGGCCGTAAACCGTTGAGATTGCCAGTCCGCGCTGATAAGCGATCTGTTCGGCGGTCATGCCGAGCCGGAACAGCGCCAGGCTTTCGTCCGCCGTCGTGCCGGCGGTCGAGGCCGAGCCGCCGCCCGTGTGTTCCAGAATGGCCGACAGAAAGTCGTCTCCGTAAAGCTCCAGCTTGCGCTCGCCGATCCCCGGCAGACGGCTCAGTTCGGTTCGGGTGGTCGGTCGCGATTGGACCATTTCCATCAGGACGGCATCTTGAAAAATGACATAGGCGGGAACGTTTTGCTCCTCGGCTAGCTTACGGCGCAAGGCGCGCAAGGCCTGCCACAGGTGCTCGTCGTCCGGGTTGGTAAATCGGGCGACGGTCTGGCGGCGGCCCGCCGAAACTTCCGTGTAACGGTCCCGCCTGAGCCGGATGGCGACCTCGCCACGCAGCACCGGCCGACAGGCTTCGCTCAGACGCAGTGCGCCGTGAGCCTCCCAATCGACCGTCAAATAGCCTTGGGCGATCATCTGGCGGAATACCGAGAGCCACTGCTTCTCGTCCATGCCTTGACCGATGCCGAAGGTGCTGAGCCGGTCGTGGCCCAGGCGCCGTATTTTCTCGTTGGACTTGCCGCGCAGTACGTCGATCACATGATGGGCGCCGAAGCGCTGGCCGGTGCGGTAGACGCAGGACAGCGCCTTGCGGGCGGCGTCGGTGCCGTCCCAGGTGTCCGGCGGATTCAGACAATTGTCGCAGTTGCCGCAGGGCTTTTCGGAGATTTCGCCGAAGTAGCGGAGCAAGGCCTGTCTGCGGCAAGTGGTCAGTTCGCAGAAGCCGAGCATCGAATCCAGTTTGTGGCGCTCGACCCTTTTGTGCAATTCATCGGCTTCGGAGGCTTCCACGATCTGCCGCAGGGTAATGACGTCCTGCAGGCCGTAAACCATCCAGGCATCGGCCGACAAGCCGTCGCGGCCCGCCCGTCCGGTCTCCTGATAATAAGCTTCCACGCTCTTGGGCAGGTCGAGGTGAGCGACGAAGCGGACGTTGGGTTTGTCGATGCCCATGCCGAAGGCAATGGTCGCGACGACGATAACGCCTTCCTCCATCAGGAACCGGCGCTGGTTTCGTTGGCGTTCCTCGGCGGACAATCCGGCATGATAGGGCAGGGCGGAAAACCCTTGCGAGCAGAGCCAGTCCGCGACCGATTCTACCTTTTTTCGTGATAGGCAATAAACGATTCCGGCGTCTTCGGGGTGTTCGTTTCGGAGAAACTGAACCAATTGCCGCCTCGCGTCCTGTTTGGGCGATATCCGGTAGCGGATGTTGGGCCGGTCGAAGCCGCTGCAGAAGATTTTGGCATCCTGCAGCCCCAGACGCTCGATGATTTCGTGCCGGGTCCTCTCGTCGGCGGTAGCGGTCAAGGCGATCCGGGGAATGTCGGGAAAACGCTCGTGCAGCATGGAAAGCTGCCAATAATCTTCCCGGAAATCATGCCCCCATTGCGATACGCAGTGCGCTTCGTCTATGGCGAAAAGGCTGAGCCTGGCTTGTCCTAGGAGCGCCTGCATGCGCTCGGTCAGCAGACGTTCCGGCGCGATGTAGAGCAGATCCAGCTGCCCGTCCAGAAGTTTCTGTTCGACCTGGCGCTGTGTGTCGTAGGTCAGGGTGGAATTCAGAAAGGCGGCTTGAACGCCCAGTTGCAGCAAGGTTTCGACCTGATCCTGCATGAGTGCGATCAGGGGCGACACGACGACGCCCGTGCCGGGACGGACCAAGGCCGGAATCTGATAGCAAAGGGACTTGCCGCCTCCGGTGGGCATCAACACCAGCGCATCGCCCCCGGCCGTCAGATGATCGATGACGGGGCGCTGCTGGCCGCGAAACCGCTCATAGCCGAAAACGCTGCGCAAGACCTGAAGGGGGTCTTTCGGCATGATCCGTCGGTTTGCCTAAGACGCCGCCGCTTCGGTCAAGCGTGAAGCATCTGTTTCAATTCCAGCGCCTGCGACAGCGCGTTTTCGACATCTTCCGCCAGCACGTTGAAATGTCCCATTTTGCGGCCGATGCGGGCGGTCTTTTTGCCGTAGAGATGGAGCTTGACGTTGGGCTGGCTCAAGAGTTTGTCCCAGGCCGGTTCGTCGTCGCGCCAGATGTCGCCCAGAAGATTGACCATCACCACCGGACTCAGCAAGCGGGTATCGGCGGGCGGCAATCCGCACAAGGTGCGCACCTGTTGTTCGAATTGGCTCGTGGCGCAGGCATCGAGGGTATAGTGGCCGCTGTTGTGGGGGCGGGGAGCGATTTCGTTGATGACCAAATCGTCGTTTTCCAGCACGAAAAATTCCACCGCCAGAACGCCGACGTAGTCCATGGCTTGAGCTAACGCAAGCGCCATGTCCTGAGCGCGTGCCGCGACCTCCGGCGTTACCCTGGCCGGTACGATGCTGATATCGAGAATCCCTGATTCGTGCTGGTTTTCAGCGACCGGAAAACAGGCGATTTCGGTCGGCGAAGTACGGGCGATGATGACCGAAATCTCGGTTTTCAGGTTCAGTTGCCGCTCCAGCACACAAGGCTTTCCGCCCAGTTCGGCGAAAGCGGCTCGCGCTTCTTCCGGCGTTTTGACCCGGATCTGGCCCTTGCCGTCATAGCCTAGCCGCGCCAGCTTCAGAATTCCGGGCAAGTGGCCGGCGAGATTCTGATCGAGGTCGGCGCCGCTTTCGATCGCTAGGAACGGCGCCACCTGCAGTCCTGCACCGGAAATGTAACGCTTTTCCGCGATCCGGTCCTGAGCGATCGAGACGCATGCGGCTGAAGGACTTACCCGCACGCGCCCAGCCAAGTAGCTGAGGCTGTCGGCCGGAACGTTTTCGAATTCGGTGGTGACCGCGGCGCAGGTGTCCGCCAGCCGATCGAGAGCCGCCGAGTCGTCGTAGGCCCCCCGGATGTGCACGTCGGCCAGCGCACCGGCCGGGCTGTCGGGGTCGGGGTCCAGTACGGTAACGCGATAGCCCATGGCCCGAGCGGCCATGGTGAACATGCGGCCCAATTGGCCGCCACCCAAGATGCCGAGCATGGCATTCGGTAAGATGTGTCTCATCGTCGATCAGTTGAGTGTGGAACTACAGGGTCGATAGCGGAAAGTCGTTCTTATGCTAGCCGACTGGAGCGGTCTTTTTTGGAAGACCGGTGGCTGGCTCTCGACCTCACTCGATTTCTGGCAGCATCTGCGCCAGAACGGTTTCCGTCTGGCGGAGACGATAGGCCTGGAGCTGGACGGCCAGGTCCGCATCGTGGACAGCGAGCAGCGCGACAGCGAACAAGCCGGCATTGACCGCGCCCGCTTCGCCAATGGCGAAGGTCGCGACCGGCACGCCCTTAGGCATTTGCACGATGGAATAAAGAGAGTCCTGGCCTTTCAGATATTTTGTGGGTACCGGAACGCCGAGCACGGGCAAGTGAGTTTTCGCCGCCATCATTCCGGGCAGATGCGCCGCGCCGCCGGCGCCGGCAATGATGCACTTGAGGCCGCGTTCAGCTGCGGTTTCGGCGTATCGAAACAATAAATCCGGGGTCCGGTGGGCGGAAACCACTTTCGTTTCGAACGGGACATTGAATTCTTTCAACAGGCGGGCGGCGTGCTGCATGACCTCCCAGTCGCTGTTGCTGCCCATGACGATGCCGACGTGAACCATTGAAAATCCGGTTTCTCAAATAAAGAAGCGATTTTATCCCGATTCTTCGCGGCACGCTAAGATGATGGCCCATGCCTCGTCGTTCCACCTTTCTAAAACCGAGCCTTGAGTACGAGAAGCACTATCGATCCAGCTGAAGCGGCATATTTCGACCGGCTGGCCCACACCTGGTGGGATCCCGAAGGCCCGTTTTGGCCTTTGCATCGCCTAAATCAGCTACGAGTGGGCTATATCTCCGAGCACTTAATTGCCCGTTTCGGCCGCGATCCGAAGGCGGCAGCGCCGCTTCACGGGATTCGAATTTTGGACATCGGGTGCGGCGGCGGATTGCTGAGCGAAGCGATGGCTCAGCTCGGCGCGGTAGTGCACGGTGTCGACATGGTGGAAAAGAACATCCGCGTCGCGCAAC
This region includes:
- a CDS encoding 5-(carboxyamino)imidazole ribonucleotide synthase — its product is MRHILPNAMLGILGGGQLGRMFTMAARAMGYRVTVLDPDPDSPAGALADVHIRGAYDDSAALDRLADTCAAVTTEFENVPADSLSYLAGRVRVSPSAACVSIAQDRIAEKRYISGAGLQVAPFLAIESGADLDQNLAGHLPGILKLARLGYDGKGQIRVKTPEEARAAFAELGGKPCVLERQLNLKTEISVIIARTSPTEIACFPVAENQHESGILDISIVPARVTPEVAARAQDMALALAQAMDYVGVLAVEFFVLENDDLVINEIAPRPHNSGHYTLDACATSQFEQQVRTLCGLPPADTRLLSPVVMVNLLGDIWRDDEPAWDKLLSQPNVKLHLYGKKTARIGRKMGHFNVLAEDVENALSQALELKQMLHA
- the purE gene encoding 5-(carboxyamino)imidazole ribonucleotide mutase, giving the protein MVHVGIVMGSNSDWEVMQHAARLLKEFNVPFETKVVSAHRTPDLLFRYAETAAERGLKCIIAGAGGAAHLPGMMAAKTHLPVLGVPVPTKYLKGQDSLYSIVQMPKGVPVATFAIGEAGAVNAGLFAVALLAVHDADLAVQLQAYRLRQTETVLAQMLPEIE
- the recQ gene encoding DNA helicase RecQ yields the protein MPKDPLQVLRSVFGYERFRGQQRPVIDHLTAGGDALVLMPTGGGKSLCYQIPALVRPGTGVVVSPLIALMQDQVETLLQLGVQAAFLNSTLTYDTQRQVEQKLLDGQLDLLYIAPERLLTERMQALLGQARLSLFAIDEAHCVSQWGHDFREDYWQLSMLHERFPDIPRIALTATADERTRHEIIERLGLQDAKIFCSGFDRPNIRYRISPKQDARRQLVQFLRNEHPEDAGIVYCLSRKKVESVADWLCSQGFSALPYHAGLSAEERQRNQRRFLMEEGVIVVATIAFGMGIDKPNVRFVAHLDLPKSVEAYYQETGRAGRDGLSADAWMVYGLQDVITLRQIVEASEADELHKRVERHKLDSMLGFCELTTCRRQALLRYFGEISEKPCGNCDNCLNPPDTWDGTDAARKALSCVYRTGQRFGAHHVIDVLRGKSNEKIRRLGHDRLSTFGIGQGMDEKQWLSVFRQMIAQGYLTVDWEAHGALRLSEACRPVLRGEVAIRLRRDRYTEVSAGRRQTVARFTNPDDEHLWQALRALRRKLAEEQNVPAYVIFQDAVLMEMVQSRPTTRTELSRLPGIGERKLELYGDDFLSAILEHTGGGSASTAGTTADESLALFRLGMTAEQIAYQRGLAISTVYGHLAKAIETGAAELGEVVGLGDSEIGEIETVWQTLPEDQRRALKPLYQALEGKYSYEVLRCFRAQLDRLRNSSGSR